A window of Mycolicibacterium madagascariense genomic DNA:
GCCGTGAGCGTCCCGCGCGGTGAGCGCGGTCGCGGCGTGGGTGGCCAGCATCGCGGCCACGCTCTGACCGGCTGCGGGGAACGCCGACGGGGTCGCGGCGAACAGGTTCAGCGCCCCGGCGCCGCCGCCGGGGTGGGTGTAGAGCTGGCAGGCCAGCATGCTGAGCACGCCGCGATCGACCGCAGCGGCGGCGAACTGCGGGAAGCGCGGCTCGTCACGCAGGTCGGAACAGACGACGATGGGGTCCTCGGTGGCGGCTTGGACGCACGGCCCCTCGCCGAAGGCGATCTGGAGTCGGTCGAGTTCGGTGGCGACCTCGTCCGACGGTGCCACCGAGCGAAAGCCGTGTTCGTCGACCAACAGCACGCTGGCATGGGCCACCCGGTCGATCAGATCCGTCGCGACCTGCACCACCGCACCGAGCGTGTCGTCGAGGTCGTGTTCGCCCCCGCGGGGGAACGCCTTCGCCAACTCCACCATCATGTCGACGAGTTGGTCGCTCGCGTCGTCCTCATTCGCCGCCATGGCACCCGCTCCCAGACTGGGCGGGCTCAGCGCTCGAGGCCGCATGCGCGCCGACGAACGTCGACGCAACGAAGTATGGCACGGGCGGGCCCCGAGAGGTGCCGATCGGACAGCCCCGATACCGGCCACCCCATGGCAGCGGTGACCGGTTTCATCCCGCGGGTCGACGCCTCACCCGCCTCGGCAACCAGAGCCGTTGCCTCGCAACGAATTTCGCGGCTAGGTCACGACCCGTTCCGCGCTGGCTGGCGCGGCCTCGGCGATCGGCGTCTGCGACTGCGCTGACGGTCGAGCCAGCGCTGGACGTCGGCGCTGGGCATGGGGCCGCCGTGACCGAGGTGCAGGGTGTGGGGTCCGAGGTTCAGTGCGGCCTGCAAGCTGTCGAGCGCCAGCTCGGGATCGTCGTGGAAGGGGGGATTGGACGGGCGATACTGCAGCAGACCCAGGAAGCCGCCGGTCAACATGTCACCCGCGATCAGGTCGCCCTGGTCCAACAGCACCGACACCGACCCTGGAGTGTGTCCCGGGGTGTGGATGATGCGGCCGTCGACGCCGTGCGGTCGAAGTGAATATTCGCCGGTCAAGACGATGTCGGGGTGCAGCGGCCGGGTGACTTCGTTCGGCGGCGGAGTGCGGGAGAAGACGTGTCCGAAGACGCCGATGGGCTGGCGCTGGGTGCGATCGGAGTGCCCGGCCAGATACGTCGCCAGGTCGGCCTGGTGCGCGGCGACCGGAGCGCCGGTGCGATTGTGAAGTTCCGTGGCAGCCCCGAAGTGGTCGACGTGGCCGTGGGTGACGATGATCATCTCGAGATCGGTGGGATCGACGCCGGCGTCGGTGATGCCCTTCCAGATGCGGTCGCCGCTGCTCGGGATGCCGCAGTCGACGAGGATGGGGCGTCGTCCGATCAATAGGTACGTGTTGACGAGGTGGTCGCCGAGGACCGGAATCTTGACGATCGTCGTTCTCACGGGACGCAACTCCTTACAGGTCAACGGTTCTCGGCGATGTCCCTCCACTGTGCGCCGGCGACGCCGCGAGCGCTAGTGGCCAGATGGACAAATAGTGCCAAGTTCTGGCCACGGCGTCACGGATCGATCGCCGACCCGCGCCGAAGCGGATTCAGCCGAGTACGTCACGCAGCATCGTGCCGAAATCCCTTGTCTGCCATTGATTGAGGAACATCGTCATCATGTGCAGCAGCACCCGTGCGTTCTCGTTCGAGGTCAGGCGGGGGTCGGTGGGACCCGTCACGTCGTCGAGGTCGGGCAGCTCCAGCTGTATGAGAGGTGGTGCATCCATCAGGTAGGCGAGTCCCATGGTCGCGGTGACCATGTCCAGATGGGTCCGCAGTTCGACCGCGTCGACCTCGGGGCCGCCGCAGCGGTGATACTCCGCGGCGAACGACTCCACCAGGTCGGTCGCGTGCTCGCGCCAGAAGGCGGGACCCGCGCCGCTGAGCGCGCCGTAGAGGGCGCGCGCGACGTTCATCTGACCGACGCGTCCCCAGTCGAGCAAACCGCATTCGCGCACGCCGTCTCCATTGCGCCAGAACCAGGCATTGTCGATGTTCGCGTTCCAGTGACAGAGCGCGACGAGGTCGGGTGCACCCTGCAGGAAGTCCTGTATTCGGCCCTCGTTCTCGGAGAAGAGCACGACGTCCTCGGCCCACGAACCGATGAATTCCGGAGTCGTGATGGTGTCCGGTAGCAGTCGTGGATATCGCTCGGCGAAGACACCGTAGCGCGCCACGCGATTCTGCAATTGCCGTGCCGTGTAGGGGAATCGGTCGGCCGCGCCGGCTTCGACGGGATCGAAGGGAAAGAGCGCGCCGGTGCGCTCGGGCAACGATCCGCCTCGGTGACTGCCGGACAATCGCGCGAGCGCCGTGATCACAGCCCGGTAGTGATCGAGCTGATCGGGGAGTTCGTCGTCCCGACACTTCGCGTAGTGCGGCTCGATGCCGTCGCTGCCGTAATGGATGCGCTCGGTGATCAGGACACCGGTGCCCGTTTCACCGTGATAGTCGGCGAATGCGCACCGGGGCACGGCGATGGGAAAGTTCGGGCCGCGGGAGAGCAGGGCCAGCCGGACCTCCGCGTCGAGCATGTACCGTGAGCCGTCGCGCAACGGATCGCTGAAGTCCCGCGAGAACTTGACGAACAGGTCGCGCGGCGGCGCCCCCTCGGCATGGGCGTAGGTCACCGACAGGATCAGCTTGCTTCCGGTCCCGCCGACCGAGAGCTCGTCGAAGCGGGTGACGGCGGTGACCGCATTGTCCGCGCTCAGTGCCCCGGAGGCACGGAACGCCTCGGTGAGGAACGCTTCCGGCCGTGTCCCCAGGGCGCCGACGTGTGCGGGGATGCCCATCCCGGTCGTGTCGCCCGTGACCCAGTCGACGACGCCCATCCGCGCTCCGCCCTCTCGTCTCGCGTACCTCCTCTGCACCGGCTAGGTGCGGGTGAGGAAGTCGAGGATCGCCGGTGCTGCCTGCACCCACGTGTCGAACATGTTGAAGCCCTTGGCCTTTCCCTGCGCACGCGCCTGCGATGCGCGCTCCCAGGCGTCCTCCGGCCACGGGGGGTCGATGACCTCCGATCCACGGATCAGGCAACTCACCTCCAGCGACGTGCGTTTCGGATGGTTCAGATCCCCGCTGCCGCCGCGGATGATGAGGGTCGGGACCGCGATGCGATCGAACATGCCGTCGTCGACACCGGGAATCGTCTGCCCAGGCTTCACGACGAACGCTTTCAGCCACCGCATCATGACGGCCAGGAACTCGGCGGCGTCCCAATCGAGTAACCGCCGTCGGTTGGCGGGATTGTCGGCGATGCGCTCCTGCCATTCCGCGATCGACAGCAGACCCTCGATGCCCTGGAATCGCACCGCCTCGATCGACGGCAGCGAGTAGACGTGACCGAGGATGAAGGTGCCGTACACGCCGCCGACGATGTTCCACAGGACGAGCCTGGTGACAAACTCGGGGTACAGGATGGCGGTCAGCATGGAATCCCGTGCGCCGCCGGACCCGCCGGCCAGGATGACCGGTCCCGTGTCGAGCGACGTCAGCAGCGCGCGCAGCGTCTCGGCCCTCATGTGGGATTCCGAGGCGCCGTAGAACTGGACCGCCGACTTGCCGCAGTTGGGCCGGTCCCACAGCAGCACGCGGAAGCCACCGGCGACGAGGGCCTCGGCCAGTGGTCGTAGACCGGGCACGTCCTTGGAGAATCGGCCGCCCGGGGTGAGCACGACGAGTTCACCGGTGTCGCCGAGGATTTCGTAGACGACGTCACCGCCGTCGACGACGACGGTGCGCTCATCGCGGCGGAGTCTCGGACCGACGGTGTTGGTCACGGGAGTACGGCGGGCATGGACTCCCATCCACGCACGGTCGACGTCGGGCTGATCTCGGCGTGGGTGAGGTCGACCTCCCACTCGGGGAACCGGTCCAGGATCTCGTCGAGCGCGATGCGTCCCTCCATCCGGGCCAACGCGTTCCCCAGGCAGAAGTGGGTGCCGACGCCGAAGCCCAGGTGCTGTCGAATGGGCCGGTGGACGTTGAATTCGTGTGCATCGGAACCGAATCGGCGTGGATCGCGGTTGGCGGCGGCCACCAGCGTCACCATCGCGCTGCCCGCGGGCACGGTCTGGCCGTAGTACTCGACGTCCCGTGTGACGTAGCGGCTGATGTGGATCGCCGGCGGCTCGTAGCGGATGAGTTCTTCGACGGCGGCGGGAAGCAACGTGCGGTTGGCGACCATGTCTCGGCGCTGGTCGGGATGCTCGGCGAGTAGCTTGCCGGCCCAGCCGATCAAACGGGTGGTCGTCTCGGCCCCGGCCGTGGCGATCACCTGGAGGTAGAGCAGGAGTTCGTCGCGGCCGAGGCGCCGGGTCGCCCCGGTCTCGTCGGCGAATTCGGCGGTCAGCAGCTCGGTCATGATGTCGTCCGCGGGATGCTCTGCGCGCCAATCGATGAACTCGGCGAACACCTCGCCGGTGGCGATGGCGCCGTTCGGGTTCTCGGTCATCTTCCCGCCGCGCTCGGTGCGCAGCGTCGAGTCGCCGTGTTCGATGACGTTCGACTGATCGGCCTCGGGGATGCCGAGCAGCATCCCGATGACGCGCATCGGCATCTGGCTGCCGAGATCGGCGACGAAGTCGAACCGCCCCGTGCCCACCAGGGGATCCAGGCATCGCGCCGTGAACTCGCGAATCTTCGGTTCGAGCGCGCCGACCTTGCGCGGGGTGAAGATCCGCGACAGGAGCTTGCGATGGATGTTGTGAATCGGAGGGTCTTCGAAGATGAGGGTGCCCGAGGGAATCTCCATGTCCGCCTTGATGATCTCCAGGATGGCTCCGCGGGCCGAGCTGAAGGTCTCGTGATCGAGCAGGGCGGCGTCGACGTCGTCGTAGCGGCTCAGCGCGTAGAAGTCGTGCTGGGCGTTGTAGTACAGCGGTGCTTCTTCGCGAATCCGGGCGAACATCGGATGCGGGTCGCGGTTGAGCTCGACGTCGTAGGGGTCGTACCGAACGTCGCTGCTGGTGTCGATGGTCATGAGCGTCGTGCCTTTCTGGGACGGGGGCTGCCGTGCTGGTGGAGTGTCATCGCAGAGCGTCGAGGGCGTCGTCGAGTGGTCTGGTCTCCCAGAGGTTCAGGACGTTGGTCAGCATGAGGAGCGGTGCTCGAACGCCTTCGTCACCCCGGATCCGGGGGTCGTCGGGCGTCACCCCGGGTCCCGTATCCGGGAGCCTGCGCCTGACCAGTGCCGGCACGTCGAGGAGCCACGTGACGCCCATGAGTGCGACGTAGAGCTGCAGGTGGGACAGGAGCGTCGCGGGATCGAGCCGCGGGCCGCCGGATTCGGCGACCTCGGTGACCAGCAGCTGCAGCAGTTCGTCGAGATGACCATCCCACGTGGCGGTCTCGGCGCCCGAGAGGCACCCCCACACGGCCATGGCGACGTTCATCTGGCTGACGCACCCCCAGTCCATCAGCCCGCACCGGAGCGCGCCGTCGGGCCCGCGCCAGAACCAGGCGTTGTCGACGTTGGCGTTCCAATGACACAGAGCGAGGTAATCGGTCGTCGTCGCGAGGTGGTTCCAGATGGCGGACTCCTGGCACATCACCTCGTGGGCCTGACTGCCCATGCGAGCGACGAAGCGGCGGTTGCCGACGTTGGCGGGCAGCAGACGGGGGTAGGCCTCGACGAACTCGGCGAGACGAGAGATGCGCCGGGACAACCGATCTGCGGTGAGCGGCATCGGCTCCCCGAGCGCGGCGGCACGCAGATCGACGGGAAACCGTGCGACGAGCTCGTCGGGCATGGCGCCGGAACGTGCCGTTCCCGCCAGCCTGCCGAGTGCCGTGAGCAGGGCTCGGTAGTGCCCGACGGGATCGGGCATCTCGTCGTCGAGGCACTTGGGGTAGTGCGGCTCGATACCGTTGGCGTCGAACGTGATTCGTTCCGTGACGAGGATGCCGGTGCCGGTGGCGTCGTCGTAGTCGGCGAACAGGACCCTCGGCACGGCGATCGGGAAGCCCGGCGTCGAGGACAGGCCCGCGAACCGCACCTCGGCGTCCATCTGCGTGCGGCCCCGGTCGCGCAGCGGGTCGTCGAAGTCCCGGGAGAACTTCACGAAGAGCGCACTCGGCAGCCCCGATGCGCAAGCGGCGTCGTATTCGACGTCGAGCACGAGCTTCCTTCCCGTGCTGCCCCCGGATGTCTCGTCGCACCGGTGCACGCGCACGACCTCGCCATGGCGACCCAGGGCTCCGGACGCACGGAACATCGTGGTGAGGGACATCGCGGTGAGGGACCGAGAATCGCCGCACTGCAGCGCGCCCGGATGCGCCGGAAACGCCACCCCGTGCTCTCGACCGGTGACCCAGTCCTCGATCACCACGTCTGCTCCGCCGCGCGAATGAGGATGTCGTTGACGGCGACCCGGCGATCGCGAGTCACCATGTAGGCGACCGCGTCGGCGACGTCCTCGGAGCGCAGCTTCACCATGTCGGCCGTCTGGCGTTCGAAGGCCTCGCGGTATTCGGGCCGCAGGCCGTCGCTGATCTCGGTGTCGACGGTGCCGGGAGCGACGATGCCGACCCGCACGCGTGAGCCCAGCACCTCCTGACGCAGTCCTTCGGTGAAGGCGTTGATGCCAAACTTCGTCAGGGAGTAGACGGCGGTGCCGGGTCGCGCCACGCGTCCTGCCGTCGAGCTGACGGTCACGACGTCCGCGACGC
This region includes:
- a CDS encoding GAF and ANTAR domain-containing protein, yielding MAANEDDASDQLVDMMVELAKAFPRGGEHDLDDTLGAVVQVATDLIDRVAHASVLLVDEHGFRSVAPSDEVATELDRLQIAFGEGPCVQAATEDPIVVCSDLRDEPRFPQFAAAAVDRGVLSMLACQLYTHPGGGAGALNLFAATPSAFPAAGQSVAAMLATHAATALTARDAHGQFTSALASRDRIAQAKGIIMERFQLDAVAAFDMLRKLSQDLNTPLRQIAARVIDTINGPTGTAARQG
- a CDS encoding MBL fold metallo-hydrolase, translated to MRTTIVKIPVLGDHLVNTYLLIGRRPILVDCGIPSSGDRIWKGITDAGVDPTDLEMIIVTHGHVDHFGAATELHNRTGAPVAAHQADLATYLAGHSDRTQRQPIGVFGHVFSRTPPPNEVTRPLHPDIVLTGEYSLRPHGVDGRIIHTPGHTPGSVSVLLDQGDLIAGDMLTGGFLGLLQYRPSNPPFHDDPELALDSLQAALNLGPHTLHLGHGGPMPSADVQRWLDRQRSRRRRSPRPRQPARNGS
- a CDS encoding alpha/beta fold hydrolase, which codes for MTNTVGPRLRRDERTVVVDGGDVVYEILGDTGELVVLTPGGRFSKDVPGLRPLAEALVAGGFRVLLWDRPNCGKSAVQFYGASESHMRAETLRALLTSLDTGPVILAGGSGGARDSMLTAILYPEFVTRLVLWNIVGGVYGTFILGHVYSLPSIEAVRFQGIEGLLSIAEWQERIADNPANRRRLLDWDAAEFLAVMMRWLKAFVVKPGQTIPGVDDGMFDRIAVPTLIIRGGSGDLNHPKRTSLEVSCLIRGSEVIDPPWPEDAWERASQARAQGKAKGFNMFDTWVQAAPAILDFLTRT
- a CDS encoding cytochrome P450: MTIDTSSDVRYDPYDVELNRDPHPMFARIREEAPLYYNAQHDFYALSRYDDVDAALLDHETFSSARGAILEIIKADMEIPSGTLIFEDPPIHNIHRKLLSRIFTPRKVGALEPKIREFTARCLDPLVGTGRFDFVADLGSQMPMRVIGMLLGIPEADQSNVIEHGDSTLRTERGGKMTENPNGAIATGEVFAEFIDWRAEHPADDIMTELLTAEFADETGATRRLGRDELLLYLQVIATAGAETTTRLIGWAGKLLAEHPDQRRDMVANRTLLPAAVEELIRYEPPAIHISRYVTRDVEYYGQTVPAGSAMVTLVAAANRDPRRFGSDAHEFNVHRPIRQHLGFGVGTHFCLGNALARMEGRIALDEILDRFPEWEVDLTHAEISPTSTVRGWESMPAVLP